A stretch of the Lactuca sativa cultivar Salinas chromosome 9, Lsat_Salinas_v11, whole genome shotgun sequence genome encodes the following:
- the LOC111904972 gene encoding uncharacterized protein LOC111904972 — protein sequence MMYPIQRNTDLPFEIQPEIRILRPSIHARRANLVVKFQDLYGFTVEGNVDDVNVLNEVREKVREQGRVWWAMEANKGANWYLHTYGSSSIALTSSLRFSVLVNAMTLKKLIRKGIPPSLRPKVWFSLSGAAKKKSTVPDSYYNDLTGAVSDKITPATKQIDHDLPRTFPGHPWLDTPEGHAAVRRVLVGYSFRDSDVGYCQGLNYVAAMLLLVMKTEEEAFWMLAVLLENVLVNDCYTDNLSGCHVDQRVFKDLLTKKCPRLSAHLETLGFDVSLVATEWFLCLFSKSLPSETTMRVWDVLFYEGAKVLFNVALAIFKMKEEELLVTYHVGDAIKIIQNTTHHLFDPDDLLTIAFDKINFMTTNLSKQRKKQETVVMAELDQRLRRLNTTKLSVKS from the exons ATGATGTACCCAATTCAAAGAAATACGGATTTACCCTTCGAAATCCAACCAGAAATCAGAATTTTAAGGCCAAGTATTCATGCGAGAAGGGCAAATCTTGTGGTAAAATTTCAAGATCTTTATGGATTTACAGTAGAAGGCAATGTTGATGACGTAAATGTATTGAATGAGGTTAGAGAAAAGGTGAGGGAACAAGGTCGAGTTTGGTGGGCAATGGAAGCTAACAAAGGGGCAAATTGGTATTTACACACTTATGGATCATCTTCTATTGCCCTTACATCGTCCCTTAGGTTTTCTGTTTTAGTGAATGCAATGACATTAAAGAAGCTTATTCGAAAAGGTATCCCTCCATCTTTAAGGCCCAAAGTTTGGTTTTCTTTATCTGGAGCTGCTAAAAAGAAATCAACGGTTCCTGATAGCTATTATAATGATCTAACCGGAGCTGTTTCGGACAAAATTACCCCTGCTACCAAACAGATCGATCAT GATCTGCCACGTACTTTTCCCGGCCATCCGTGGTTGGACACGCCGGAGGGACACGCCGCCGTGAGAAGGGTTCTTGTGGGGTACTCTTTTCGTGATTCCGATGTTGGTTATTGTCAG GGTTTAAATTATGTTGCAGCAATGTTATTGCTTGTGATGAAAACCGAAGAAGAAGCTTTTTGGATGTTAGCAGTTCTTCTAGAGAACGTATTGGTCAACGATTGTTATACAGATAATTTATCAGGATGTCATGTCGACCAAAGAGTGTTTAAAGATTTGCTAACAAAAAAATGTCCAAG GTTGTCTGCTCATTTAGAAACATTGGGGTTCGATGTTTCCCTTGTAGCCACCGAGTGGTTTCTTTGCTTGTTTTCTAAAAGCCTGCCTTCAGAG ACGACGATGAGAGTGTGGGATGTTCTCTTTTACGAAGGGGCTAAGGTTTTGTTTAATGTAGCTTTAGCTATTTTTAAG ATGAAGGAAGAAGAGTTGTTAGTGACATATCACGTTGGGGATGCGATTAAGATAATACAAAATACCACCCATCATTTATTTGATCCCGATGACTTGTTAACC ATTGCCTTTGATAAAATAAACTTTATGACAACCAATTTATCTAAGCAAAGGAAAAAGCAAGAAACGGTGGTAATGGCGGAACTTGATCAGAGATTAAGACGATTAAATACTACTAAACTGAGTGTTAAGAGTTGA